A single genomic interval of Xyrauchen texanus isolate HMW12.3.18 chromosome 8, RBS_HiC_50CHRs, whole genome shotgun sequence harbors:
- the ccdc97 gene encoding coiled-coil domain-containing protein 97 isoform X2 → MWGEIEPCTEPKEGQRTFSFGSGRGARCQVSPDIKTVMWGEIEPCTKPETSTKCGEPTPENRCPAKTHVEEGSTTCNSGTGAGSPDFLLSLKGESSSSLKAMIETIAASGSPVKSQQLGEPDLTVEEKKEVLMEQYKSKPLVFLERYQAHLKPEHLEAFSHMSSDCRAQYYCKVIQRRATGTANRTRIRNSRYAALRVLQKEGQYFSEEQMRVRDPLLYEQYIGQYLSEEEILQRSEEAMRNGPGGLSDLLINSYQERLIQNRLEEEQEREQCAVEESDEEDCDEPRQAEWEPNPQEKAMLREEFLSQMHQRFLDGKDDFNYSEVDENPDYDNLDIVSHDAEERYFDEDDGEEEEEEEEDMMQ, encoded by the exons atgtgGGGAGAAATTGAGCCATGCACAGAACCCAAGGAGGGTCAAAGGACTTTCAGCTTCGGGTCTGGGAGAGGTGCGAGGTGCCAAGTCTCTCCAGATATAAAG ACAGTAATGTGGGGAGAAATTGAACCATGCACAAAACCTGAAACATCTACCAAATGCGGTGAACCTACACCTGAAAATAGATGTCCTGCTAAGACACATGTCGAAGAGGGTTCAACCACTTGCAACTCTGGGACAGGTGCAGGTTCCCCAGACTTTCTTTTGAGTCTAAAG GGTGAATCATCCAGCAGTCTCAAAGCCATGATAGAGACTATAGCAGCCAGTGGGAGTCCAGTGAAAAGCCAACAGCTTGGAGAACCAGACTTAACTGTAGAGGAGAAGAAGGAGGTCCTTATGGAACAGTACAAATCCAAGCCCTTAGTCTTCTTAGAGCGTTATCAGGCCCATCTGAAACCAGAGCACTTAGAGGCTTTCTCTCACATGAGTAGTGACTGCAGAGCTCAGTATTACTGCAAGGTAATTCAGAGGCGGGCAACCGGCACAGCCAACCGGACAAGGATCCGTAACAGTCGTTACGCAGCTCTCCGTGTTCTTCAGAAGG AGGGCCAGTACTTCAGCGAGGAACAGATGCGTGTGCGAGATCCTCTGCTGTACGAGCAGTACATCGGACAGTACCTCAGTGAAGAGGAGATCCTTCAGCGCTCCGAGGAGGCCATGCGGAACGGCCCAGGGGGACTCTCTGACCTGCTTATCAACTCCTACCAGGAGAGACTTATTCAGAACCGTCTGGAGGAGGAGCAGGAGAGAGAGCAGTGTGCAGTGGAGGAGTCTGATGAAGAAG ACTGTGATGAGCCCAGACAGGCAGAGTGGGAGCCGAACCCACAAGAGAAAGCCATGCTGAGGGAAGAATTCCTGAGTCAAATGCATCAGCGATTTCTGGATGGAAAGGATGACTTCAATTACAG TGAAGTGGATGAGAACCCAGATTACGATAACCTTGATATTGTAAGCCATGATGCAGAGGAGCgttactttgatgaagatgatggtgaggaggaggaggaagaagaagaggataTGATGCAGTAG
- the ccdc97 gene encoding coiled-coil domain-containing protein 97 isoform X1 — translation MWGEIEPCTEPKEGQRTFSFGSGRGARCQVSPDIKKTVMWGEIEPCTKPETSTKCGEPTPENRCPAKTHVEEGSTTCNSGTGAGSPDFLLSLKGESSSSLKAMIETIAASGSPVKSQQLGEPDLTVEEKKEVLMEQYKSKPLVFLERYQAHLKPEHLEAFSHMSSDCRAQYYCKVIQRRATGTANRTRIRNSRYAALRVLQKEGQYFSEEQMRVRDPLLYEQYIGQYLSEEEILQRSEEAMRNGPGGLSDLLINSYQERLIQNRLEEEQEREQCAVEESDEEDCDEPRQAEWEPNPQEKAMLREEFLSQMHQRFLDGKDDFNYSEVDENPDYDNLDIVSHDAEERYFDEDDGEEEEEEEEDMMQ, via the exons atgtgGGGAGAAATTGAGCCATGCACAGAACCCAAGGAGGGTCAAAGGACTTTCAGCTTCGGGTCTGGGAGAGGTGCGAGGTGCCAAGTCTCTCCAGATATAAAG AAGACAGTAATGTGGGGAGAAATTGAACCATGCACAAAACCTGAAACATCTACCAAATGCGGTGAACCTACACCTGAAAATAGATGTCCTGCTAAGACACATGTCGAAGAGGGTTCAACCACTTGCAACTCTGGGACAGGTGCAGGTTCCCCAGACTTTCTTTTGAGTCTAAAG GGTGAATCATCCAGCAGTCTCAAAGCCATGATAGAGACTATAGCAGCCAGTGGGAGTCCAGTGAAAAGCCAACAGCTTGGAGAACCAGACTTAACTGTAGAGGAGAAGAAGGAGGTCCTTATGGAACAGTACAAATCCAAGCCCTTAGTCTTCTTAGAGCGTTATCAGGCCCATCTGAAACCAGAGCACTTAGAGGCTTTCTCTCACATGAGTAGTGACTGCAGAGCTCAGTATTACTGCAAGGTAATTCAGAGGCGGGCAACCGGCACAGCCAACCGGACAAGGATCCGTAACAGTCGTTACGCAGCTCTCCGTGTTCTTCAGAAGG AGGGCCAGTACTTCAGCGAGGAACAGATGCGTGTGCGAGATCCTCTGCTGTACGAGCAGTACATCGGACAGTACCTCAGTGAAGAGGAGATCCTTCAGCGCTCCGAGGAGGCCATGCGGAACGGCCCAGGGGGACTCTCTGACCTGCTTATCAACTCCTACCAGGAGAGACTTATTCAGAACCGTCTGGAGGAGGAGCAGGAGAGAGAGCAGTGTGCAGTGGAGGAGTCTGATGAAGAAG ACTGTGATGAGCCCAGACAGGCAGAGTGGGAGCCGAACCCACAAGAGAAAGCCATGCTGAGGGAAGAATTCCTGAGTCAAATGCATCAGCGATTTCTGGATGGAAAGGATGACTTCAATTACAG TGAAGTGGATGAGAACCCAGATTACGATAACCTTGATATTGTAAGCCATGATGCAGAGGAGCgttactttgatgaagatgatggtgaggaggaggaggaagaagaagaggataTGATGCAGTAG